Part of the Actinomycetota bacterium genome is shown below.
GCGGCTGGCCTGCGCCCACCACAACGTCGGCGCCGAGCGCGCCGGGCGGTTCCAGCACGCCGAGCAGGACCGGGTTCGAGGCGGCGACGAGCAGCGCACCGGCGGCGTGAGCCGCCTCGGCATGTGCGCCGACGTCGACCAGCGTTCCGTGACGGTCGGGCGAAGCAATCATCACCGCGGCGGTGTCACCGCCCGCGCCTCCCGCGAGCCACGACGCGTCCGTGCATCCGCCGGGCACCTCGCACACCGTCACGTCAATGACGCCCGCGGCAGCGTACGTGCCGAGCGTCTCCAGCCACTCGGGGTGGACGTTGCCGGAGACCGCCACGCCGCGCCGTCCGGTGACGCGACACGCCATCAACGCGGCTTCGACGAACGCAGTTGCGCCGTCGTACATGCTCGCGTTGGCGACCTCCATGCCGGTGAGCTCGCAGATGCCGGTCTGGTACTCCCAGATCGCCTGCAGCGTGCCCTGCGAGACCTCCGGCTGGTACGGCGTGTAGGCCGTGAAGAACTCCGGGCGACGCACGACGTGGTCCACCACGCTCGGCACGTGGTGGTCGTAGCACCCGCAGCCCGCGAAGCTCACCAGAGAGGCCGCGGGTGCGTTCGCGCCGGCCAACTCGCGCACGTGCGCGAGCACGTCGATCTCGGACATCCCGGCTGGCAGGTCGAGCGGCCGCATGAGCCTGGCGGCCGGCGGCACGTCGGCGAACAGGTCCTCGGCCGAGGACGCACCCACGCGCGCCAGCATCACGGCGCGCTGCTCGCAGGTGACCGCGACGAAGCGCATGCTGCGTCAGCGGCCCGTCACACGCCGCTG
Proteins encoded:
- a CDS encoding glycine dehydrogenase (acts in conjunction with GvcH to form H-protein-S-aminomethyldihydrolipoyllysine from glycine; forms a heterodimer with subunit 2 to form the P protein), yielding MRFVAVTCEQRAVMLARVGASSAEDLFADVPPAARLMRPLDLPAGMSEIDVLAHVRELAGANAPAASLVSFAGCGCYDHHVPSVVDHVVRRPEFFTAYTPYQPEVSQGTLQAIWEYQTGICELTGMEVANASMYDGATAFVEAALMACRVTGRRGVAVSGNVHPEWLETLGTYAAAGVIDVTVCEVPGGCTDASWLAGGAGGDTAAVMIASPDRHGTLVDVGAHAEAAHAAGALLVAASNPVLLGVLEPPGALGADVVVGAGQP